Proteins encoded by one window of Papio anubis isolate 15944 chromosome 7, Panubis1.0, whole genome shotgun sequence:
- the NDUFB1 gene encoding LOW QUALITY PROTEIN: NADH dehydrogenase [ubiquinone] 1 beta subcomplex subunit 1 (The sequence of the model RefSeq protein was modified relative to this genomic sequence to represent the inferred CDS: inserted 1 base in 1 codon), which produces MICWRHPSAPCRRGEWQLPRSQLPLARVAXVALGLGVAIGTEAAAIMVNLLQIVRDHWVHVLVPMGFVIGCYLDRKNDERLTAFRNKSSLFKRELRPNEEVTWK; this is translated from the exons ATGATTTGCTGGCGTCACCCCTCTGCTCCGTGCCGGCGCGGCGAATGGCAGCTCCCGAGGTCGCAGCTTCCACTGGCGCGGGTGG GAGTTGCCCTTGGTCTCGGGGTCGCTATTGGCACTGAGGCTGCAG ctatcATGGTGAACTTACTTCAGATTGTGCGGGACCACTGGGTTCATGTTCTTGTCCCTATGGGATTTGTCATTGGATGTTATTTAGACAGAAAGAATGATGAACGGCTAACTGCCTTCCGGAACAAGAGTTCGTTATTTAAAAG GGAATTGCGACCCAATGAAGAAGTTACCTGGAAGTGA